One Peribacillus simplex NBRC 15720 = DSM 1321 genomic region harbors:
- a CDS encoding organic hydroperoxide resistance protein has translation MKPLYTATVTVHGGREGHVKSEDGILDFDVRSPKELGGSGERATNPEQLFAAGYAACFDSALNLVLQKEKKKVDTSVTANVTIGKDEEDGGFKLAVRLDVSIPDLSREEAQDFAKKAHMTCPYSKATRGNVDVTLILV, from the coding sequence TTGAAACCATTATATACAGCTACAGTTACCGTACACGGTGGTCGTGAGGGACATGTTAAATCAGAGGACGGGATTCTGGATTTCGATGTAAGGTCACCGAAGGAATTAGGTGGTTCCGGTGAGCGCGCTACAAACCCTGAACAGCTATTCGCAGCCGGTTACGCGGCATGTTTTGACAGTGCTTTGAATCTTGTTCTGCAAAAAGAAAAGAAAAAGGTCGATACTTCCGTGACAGCAAATGTAACGATCGGTAAAGACGAGGAAGACGGCGGTTTTAAATTGGCTGTAAGGTTGGATGTTTCGATTCCCGACCTAAGCAGGGAAGAAGCCCAAGACTTCGCCAAAAAAGCACACATGACTTGCCCCTATTCAAAAGCAACTCGCGGGAACGTCGATGTCACCTTGATTTTGGTATAA
- a CDS encoding MFS transporter, producing MELQVKPKSKKWKGNFGLYFSLPILSWAFYDFANTIFSSNINTIFFPFFLQEQIGENAVLDQIASTFISYANAIASMFLVLFSPLFGVMIDRTGKMKKYIIIFTLISVVCTFLMGVFGGAPFDGKLLGIPISLAIVILLFVIAKFFYHSSLVFYDTMMSDLGTKQQLPLISGFGVAVGYLGTLVGLSIYPFISKGSSHEAFIPTAILFLVFSLPLFFFLKESPKQQKAKQPFLSGYKEIKSTFREMQSYRSVFTFMIAYFFLNDAIATTIGMMAVYAKTVVGFSSSGFILLYLVSTVSSIAGSFLFGYITQSKGPRLAVTYVGVLLLVALFIAVFAQTALWFWVAGSMFGISLGSMWVTSRTYIIELTPDEKRGQFFGLFAFSGKVSSIIGPLLYGTITLVFHDLGTLASRMALGSLIIMAVIGLGFLLKLKGLEEVK from the coding sequence ATGGAATTGCAGGTGAAACCGAAGTCTAAAAAATGGAAGGGGAATTTTGGTTTATATTTTTCCCTGCCCATTCTCTCTTGGGCGTTTTACGATTTTGCCAATACGATTTTTTCTTCTAATATCAATACGATTTTCTTTCCATTCTTCCTTCAGGAACAAATTGGGGAAAATGCCGTTCTTGACCAAATTGCCAGTACCTTCATATCCTACGCAAATGCGATTGCCAGTATGTTTCTTGTTTTGTTTTCCCCGCTGTTCGGTGTCATGATCGATCGAACGGGAAAAATGAAAAAATACATTATTATTTTCACACTCATTTCTGTTGTATGTACATTTTTAATGGGGGTATTTGGAGGGGCGCCGTTCGATGGAAAGCTTCTGGGCATTCCAATTTCCTTAGCGATCGTCATTCTTTTATTTGTGATAGCAAAGTTTTTCTATCATTCGAGTCTTGTTTTCTATGATACGATGATGAGTGATTTAGGCACGAAACAGCAATTGCCGCTTATATCAGGATTTGGCGTGGCGGTAGGCTACCTTGGAACATTAGTGGGCCTGTCAATCTATCCATTCATAAGTAAAGGGAGTTCACATGAAGCCTTTATTCCCACGGCCATTTTATTTCTGGTTTTTTCCCTTCCCTTATTCTTTTTTTTAAAAGAGTCTCCAAAGCAGCAAAAAGCGAAACAACCTTTTTTATCCGGTTATAAGGAAATTAAATCAACATTTAGAGAGATGCAATCCTATCGATCGGTTTTTACATTCATGATTGCTTATTTCTTTTTAAATGATGCAATTGCGACTACTATCGGCATGATGGCCGTATATGCCAAGACTGTTGTTGGATTTTCCTCAAGCGGATTCATTTTGCTTTACTTGGTATCGACAGTATCGAGTATAGCCGGATCGTTTCTGTTTGGATACATCACGCAGTCGAAGGGACCGCGGCTAGCTGTGACATATGTGGGAGTTCTGCTCTTGGTCGCTTTATTTATAGCGGTCTTTGCACAAACCGCTCTTTGGTTCTGGGTCGCAGGGAGTATGTTCGGCATTTCGCTAGGTTCGATGTGGGTGACATCACGGACATATATCATTGAATTGACCCCGGATGAGAAGAGGGGGCAATTTTTTGGACTATTTGCATTCTCTGGAAAAGTCTCTTCAATAATCGGTCCGCTATTATATGGAACGATAACGTTGGTATTCCATGACCTCGGTACATTGGCGAGCCGGATGGCATTAGGGTCATTGATCATCATGGCGGTAATAGGTCTGGGCTTTCTTTTGAAATTGAAGGGATTGGAAGAAGTGAAATAA